In Arachis stenosperma cultivar V10309 chromosome 1, arast.V10309.gnm1.PFL2, whole genome shotgun sequence, one DNA window encodes the following:
- the LOC130974775 gene encoding uncharacterized protein LOC130974775, translating into MANLANTMEANAAATLQAVQRLGQPTGNGNGNGNGEGNTNDNAEGNGDNTGGVPMTLASFLKVHPPTFRGSTDPIEADHWFQAMERALQAQHVPLNQYVEFAAYQLVGEAQPWWQAECHVLQLQNADIPWEVFQTAFYKKYFPESAREAKEMELMQLKQGSMSVAEYTNKFEELCRFSRVCQGDPETFESWRCIKYQRGLKDNIMTAVAPMEIRVFSDLVNKARVVEEYAKTVAASKDTHGGSSSRGRGKYFHPRGQSFKRGGYTPQGQGGFKKNNQNQFQYAKGRGNQSKSSPDLACDRCGRFHPYDSCKIGLGGCFKCGLPGHIARDCPRGRNQNAGQSQHQCRVFAVNAKVASKADPLIKGICIIGDKSSVALYDTGASHSFISFAKVEELGLKVSELPFDLHVHTPHQTIMTRSGCRQVGFKLEGRDFVHDLICLPMVGLEMILGFDWLSKNRILLDCFERTIRFMPEGENGAVVATGYYLNSVMVHYCGEECQGYILLAANALGDAQNLDQISVVRDFPEVFPEDIPEFPPQREIEFAIELVSGAGPVSIVPYRMAPIELAELKTQLEELLNKRFIRPSVSPWGAPVLLVKKKDGGMRLCVDYRQLNKVTVKNKYPLPRIDDLMDQLQGAGVFSKIDLRSGYHQIRVKEDDIPKTAFRTRYGHYEFAVMSFGLTNAPAVFMDYMNRVFRPFLDKFVVIFIDDILVYSKTVKEHEEHLRIVLQILKERKLYAKLSKCEFWKEEVKFLGHVVSKGGIAVDPSKVEAVMEWERPTTVTEVRSFLGLAGYYRRFIEEFSRIALPMTKLTRKEVPFEWTSEYEESFQTLK; encoded by the coding sequence ATGGCGAATCTCGCTAACACCATGGAAGCTAATGCTGCTGCGACTCTGCAAGCAGTGCAGAGATTGGGCCAACCGACTGGGAATGGCAACGGAAATGGGAATGGCGAAGGGAATACCAATGATAATGCTGAGGGTAATGGCGATAACACAGGAGGAGTTCCGATGACCTTGGCTTCGTTCCTCAAGGTTCATCCGCCAACTTTCCGAGGATCCACAGATCCTATTGAAGCAGACCACTGGTTCCAGGCTATGGAGCGTGCTTTACAGGCGCAGCATGTTCCTCTCAATCAATATGTAGAGTTTGCCGCTTATCAGCTAGTGGGAGAGGCCCAGCCCTGGTGGCAAGCTGAGTGTCATGTGCTACAGCTTCAGAACGCCGACATTCCATGGGAGGTGTTCCAAACGGCTTTCTACAAGAAATACTTTCCTGAGTCTGCAAGGGAAGCAAAGGAGATGGAGCTAatgcagctgaagcaaggttCCATGTCTGTGGCAGAGTACACCAACAAGTTCGAAGAGCTTTGTAGGTTTTCTCGGGTATGTCAGGGTGACCCGGAGACTTTCGAGAGCTGGAGGTGCATTAAGTACCAAAGGGGCTTGAAGGACAACATTATGACTGCTGTGGCTCCTATGGAGATCCGTGTCTTCTCCGACTTGGTGAACAAAGCAAGGGTAGTGGAGGAGTATGCCAAGACAGTGGCGGCATCTAAGGACACTCATGGAGGGAGCTCTAGTCGTGGGCGTGGCAAGTATTTTCATCCTAGAGGACAAAGCTTCAAAAGAGGGGGATATACTCCTCAAGGCCAAGGGGGCTTCAAAAAGAACAATCAGAATCAGTTTCAGTATGCTAAAGGAAGAGGAAATCAGAGTAAGAGTTCTCCGGATTTAGCTTGTGATCGTTGTGGACGTTTTCACCCTTATGACTCATGTAAGATTGGTTTAGGTGGTTGCTTCAAGTGTGGGTTACCTGGCCACATTGCGAGGGATTGCCCTCGTGGGAGGAATCAGAATGCGGGCCAGAGTCAGCATCAATGTCGAGTCTTTGCTGTGAATGCCAAGGTTGCTTCCAAGGCAGATCCTTTGATAAAAGGTATATGTATAATTGGTGATAAATCCTCAGTTGCATTATATGATACTGGAGCTTCGCATTCGTTTATTTCATTTGCTAAAGTTGAGGAATTGGGCTTGAAAGTATCAGAGTTACCTTTTGATCTACATGTACATACTCCACATCAAACAATTATGACTAGGTCAGGCTGTAGACAAGTAGGTTTCAAGCTTGAGGGTAGAGACTTTGTACACGATTTGATCTGTTTACCAATGGTGGGGCTGGAGATGATTTTGGGGTTTGATTGGTTGTCGAAGAACCGGATTTTGTTGGATTGCTTTGAACGGACAATTCGGTTTATGCCGGAAGGAGAAAATGGAGCAGTGGTAGCTACAGGGTATTACCTGAACTCTGTAATGGTGCATTATTGTGGGGAGGAGTGTCAGGGTTATATTCTGTTGGCTGCTAATGCGTTGGGCGATGCCCAGAACTTAGATCAAATTTCGGTGGTTAGAGATTTTCCAGAAGTGTTCCCAGAAGATATCCCTGAGTTCCCACCTCAAAGGGAAATTGAGTTTGCGATTGAATTGGTGTCGGGAGCCGGACCAGTATCGATTGTACCGTATAGAATGGCTCCTATAGAGCTGGCAGAGCTAAAGACTCAGCTGGAAGAGCTTCTGAATAAGAGGTTTATTCGACCGAGTGTATCACCGTGGGGAGCGCCAGTtttattggtgaagaagaaagatggaggGATGCGTTTGTGTGTGGATTACCGACAGTTAAATAAAGTGACAGTGAAGAATAAGTACCCACTGCCAAGGATAGATGACTTGATGGATCAATTGCAAGGAGCTGGAGTGttttccaagattgatttgaGATCCGGTTACCACCAGATAAGAGTGAAGGAAGATGATATCCCTAAGACTGCCTTTAGAACACGCTATGGACACTACGAGTTTGCggtaatgtcttttgggttaaCGAATGCACCTGCTgttttcatggattacatgaacagAGTGTTTCGTCCCTTTTTGGACAAATTCGTGGTGATTTTCATAGATGACATCTTAGTTTACTCTAAGACGGTAAAGGAGCATGAGGAACACTTGAGGATTGTACTGCAAATCTTAAAGGAGCGGAAGTTGTACGCTAAGTTGTCAAAGTGCGAGTTCTGGAAGGAGGAAGTAAAGTTCTTAggccacgtggtgagtaagGGAGGAATAGCTGTAGATCCTTCTAAAGTAGAAGCGGTGATGGAATGGGAAAGACCGACGACTGTGACGGAagtcagaagctttttgggttTAGCCGGATATTACCGGAGATTTATCGAAGAATTTTCCCGGATTGCGCTACCAATGACAAAGTTGACAAGGAAAGAAGTGCCGTTCGAGTGGACGTCGGAGTACGAAGAAAGTTTTCAAACGTTAAAGTAG